In Porphyromonas cangingivalis, a genomic segment contains:
- a CDS encoding GatB/YqeY domain-containing protein, producing MSTLVEKINDEIKKAMLAKEKVRLEALRAVKKEFLEALTAKDAGGKLEDVKALQIIAKLVKQREESAKIYREQSRPDLAEVEEAQAEALKEYLPQQLSEDEVRAEVSAIIAQLGVSDMKGMGQVMGAATKALSGRADGKLIADIVKALLSK from the coding sequence ATGAGTACATTAGTCGAAAAGATCAACGACGAGATCAAGAAAGCCATGTTGGCAAAAGAGAAGGTGAGACTGGAAGCCCTCAGAGCCGTCAAGAAAGAGTTCCTCGAAGCCCTTACTGCAAAGGACGCCGGTGGCAAGCTGGAGGATGTAAAGGCTCTTCAGATCATCGCTAAACTCGTCAAGCAACGTGAAGAGAGTGCCAAGATCTATCGTGAGCAGTCTCGTCCGGATCTTGCGGAGGTCGAGGAGGCGCAGGCTGAAGCTCTCAAGGAGTATCTCCCTCAACAACTTTCGGAAGACGAGGTGCGTGCCGAGGTCAGTGCCATCATCGCCCAGTTGGGTGTCAGCGACATGAAAGGCATGGGGCAAGTCATGGGTGCAGCGACAAAAGCTCTCAGTGGTCGTGCCGATGGTAAGCTCATCGCAGACATTGTCAAAGCCCTCCTTTCAAAGTGA
- a CDS encoding glycosyltransferase — MRNVKILIATIFQNAGDATRAIEIAKVLRDSAPEGIIPEITFVSRGSRFEQVARDEGFQIYEASPRFEGLQYQEDFRSKFGELIGDPTLAKQLIASEMNVYKDYCPDLLIHGFWPVGSIARRMVIPNTPHACFLPIPLTESFMDMLTSFPDEMLLSRLPLGWQRFIIRHVPKGMRGRLPALRHSNIRRAALSLGWQGEDLTNIFTMLRSGLYLINDFPIFYDQGSFPKEFLFTGPVFSAPTQSDIEEPQIRDILSRENSRLKVYCTLGSSGNKKALIEVVKLFDTPIGHEWSGIILSPKGICPIEEAKAVSQNPNVYITDKFVPALDINKQVDVVVCHGGQGTLQTAIMSQTPLVGIATQPEQKINLDNLQNFGSAIRIPQHRWKASHIARCVQKVSRQPSFKRQAQKLYTEALKTTPHATIARYLWQLLALEAKGLA; from the coding sequence ATGCGAAATGTCAAGATACTGATTGCGACGATATTTCAGAATGCCGGGGATGCGACCAGAGCCATTGAGATTGCCAAGGTATTGAGAGACTCTGCTCCAGAAGGTATCATCCCTGAGATTACATTTGTTTCGAGAGGAAGCCGCTTCGAGCAGGTCGCAAGGGATGAAGGATTTCAGATCTATGAGGCAAGCCCGAGGTTTGAGGGTCTTCAATACCAAGAAGACTTTCGATCCAAGTTTGGCGAGCTTATCGGAGACCCTACTCTTGCCAAGCAGCTTATTGCGAGTGAAATGAATGTCTACAAAGACTATTGCCCCGACCTGCTTATACATGGTTTTTGGCCTGTCGGGAGTATCGCTCGCAGGATGGTTATCCCGAATACTCCCCATGCTTGCTTCTTACCTATCCCGCTCACGGAGAGTTTTATGGATATGCTGACCTCCTTCCCCGACGAGATGCTGCTGTCACGCCTGCCTCTCGGGTGGCAAAGGTTCATCATACGTCATGTACCGAAGGGGATGCGTGGACGTCTACCTGCTCTTCGACACAGTAATATCCGTCGAGCTGCTCTTAGTCTGGGGTGGCAAGGTGAGGACCTGACAAACATTTTCACCATGCTCAGATCCGGCCTCTACCTCATCAACGATTTCCCTATATTTTATGATCAAGGCTCCTTTCCGAAAGAGTTTCTTTTTACCGGCCCGGTCTTCTCCGCTCCGACTCAAAGTGACATCGAGGAACCACAGATTAGGGATATCCTCAGTCGGGAAAATAGTCGCCTGAAAGTTTACTGCACACTGGGTAGTTCGGGCAATAAAAAGGCTCTCATCGAGGTTGTCAAGTTGTTTGATACCCCTATTGGTCATGAATGGAGTGGTATCATCCTTTCGCCCAAGGGGATTTGTCCCATTGAGGAGGCAAAGGCCGTTTCTCAAAATCCAAATGTGTACATCACGGACAAGTTTGTCCCTGCACTTGATATCAACAAGCAGGTGGACGTGGTTGTCTGTCACGGCGGTCAGGGAACACTGCAAACGGCAATCATGAGCCAAACACCACTCGTTGGGATCGCAACACAGCCCGAACAGAAAATCAATCTCGACAATCTCCAAAACTTCGGTTCGGCAATACGTATTCCCCAACACAGATGGAAGGCTTCACATATTGCCCGATGCGTTCAGAAAGTCTCCCGACAGCCCTCATTCAAGCGACAAGCCCAAAAGCTCTACACCGAAGCTCTGAAGACCACACCCCATGCAACAATAGCCCGATATCTTTGGCAGTTGTTGGCACTTGAGGCAAAGGGTCTAGCGTAA
- the purE gene encoding 5-(carboxyamino)imidazole ribonucleotide mutase encodes MKPVVSIIMGSTSDLPLMKKAMELLEEMQVPFEVHALSAHRTPKEVEEFATGAESRGIKVIIAAAGMAAHLCGVIASMTTLPVIGVPISASLEGLDALLAIVQMPPGVPVATVGINASHNAALLAVQMLSLSDTDLARRYAQYKEDLKVKIIKANEELSGIKYTYKTN; translated from the coding sequence ATGAAACCTGTCGTAAGTATCATCATGGGGAGCACATCCGATCTCCCATTGATGAAAAAGGCTATGGAGCTCCTTGAGGAGATGCAGGTGCCTTTCGAGGTACATGCCCTCTCAGCTCATCGCACACCCAAAGAGGTCGAAGAGTTTGCGACAGGTGCCGAAAGCAGAGGGATCAAGGTCATCATCGCTGCAGCAGGCATGGCGGCACACCTCTGCGGGGTGATCGCCTCCATGACGACACTGCCGGTCATTGGTGTCCCCATCAGTGCTTCACTCGAAGGCCTTGACGCACTTCTTGCCATCGTACAGATGCCTCCGGGTGTCCCCGTGGCGACAGTAGGCATCAATGCTTCACACAACGCCGCACTCCTCGCAGTACAGATGCTTTCCCTCTCGGATACAGATCTGGCTCGTCGCTATGCTCAGTACAAAGAAGACCTCAAGGTCAAGATCATCAAGGCGAACGAAGAGCTCTCCGGCATCAAATATACTTACAAGACAAACTGA
- the gcvH gene encoding glycine cleavage system protein GcvH, giving the protein MNFPENLKYTKDHEWIRLEGDVAYMGITDFAQKELGEIVYVDVDTVGDTLNADDAFGSIEAVKTVSDLFTPVAIEVLEVNEALEDAPELVNEDPYGKGWIVKVKVIEPSEVDGLLSAAAYQDLIKQ; this is encoded by the coding sequence ATGAATTTTCCTGAAAATCTAAAGTACACTAAGGATCACGAATGGATCAGACTCGAAGGTGATGTAGCTTACATGGGTATCACTGATTTCGCTCAGAAAGAGCTCGGTGAAATCGTCTATGTAGACGTGGATACAGTAGGCGACACCCTCAACGCAGACGATGCTTTCGGTTCGATCGAAGCAGTGAAGACTGTATCAGACCTCTTCACTCCTGTGGCTATCGAAGTCCTCGAAGTGAACGAAGCTCTCGAAGATGCTCCCGAACTTGTCAACGAAGACCCATACGGTAAGGGTTGGATCGTGAAGGTTAAGGTCATCGAGCCATCAGAAGTCGATGGTCTCCTCTCTGCTGCTGCTTATCAGGATCTTATCAAACAATGA